A genomic segment from Nicotiana tabacum cultivar K326 chromosome 9, ASM71507v2, whole genome shotgun sequence encodes:
- the LOC107821333 gene encoding uncharacterized protein LOC107821333, which produces MTRDAPLKTQNSGVTLSATTDSFTSARDQNPIDGEVLYYRAIQYIIEIDYWSYFSVVLFRCDWFRNEVDEYRLSWVYFNRLCSTDDPFVLATQVNQVFYVEDPIEKDVYYARNKAHVDLYDLEEENIPNVGETFWREPNDEVGPSTRVADIDVRWSREDLPLDVIDMPAVVQHSQDTIMDISENEDDFDDTDWNWMDADD; this is translated from the coding sequence ATGACGCGGGATGCCCCGTTAAAGACTCAGAATAGTGGAGTGACTTTGTCAGCAACAACTGATAGTTTTACTAGTGCTCGGGACCAAAATCCCATCGATGGAGAGGTTCTCTACTATAGAGCTATTCAGTATATCATTGAGATTGATTATTGGAGTTACTTTAGTGTTGTACTGTTTAGATGTGATTGGTTTCGTAATGAAGTAGATGAATATAGGTTATCCTGGGTATACTTTAACCGACTATGTAGTACTGATGACCCTTTTGTATTGGCAACTCAAGTAAATCAAGTTTTTTATGTGGAGGATCCAATTGAGAAAGATGTTTATTATGCAAGGAATAAAGCCCATGTTGATTTGTATGATTTGGAGGAAGAGAATATTCCTAATGTTGGGGAGACTTTTTGGAGGGAGCCTAATGATGAAGTCGGTCCATCAACTAGAGTAGCCGATATTGATGTTAGATGGTCGAGAGAAGATttacctcttgatgtcattgatATGCCAGCTGTTGTACAACATTCACAAGATACAATTATGGATATATCAGAAAATGAGGATGATTTTGATGATACTGATTGGAATTGGATGGATGCTGATGATTGA